One segment of Primulina tabacum isolate GXHZ01 chromosome 6, ASM2559414v2, whole genome shotgun sequence DNA contains the following:
- the LOC142549984 gene encoding uncharacterized protein LOC142549984, producing the protein MNFSSGSSSLSDNEDDITNYLVNDAEAIDKEIQGSIVSHIHTCNMMMHAYINQQVNEGTRRGSIPGHIVIRRDREIADRSLFNDYFSENPRFHEAYGLLADAADEYIKIGESTVIKCLQHFCRAVVEVFANQYLRSPNASDVARLLYIGKQRGFPGILGILDCMHWK; encoded by the exons atgaatttttcttCAGGTTCGTCTTCATTGTCTGATAATGAAGATGACATAACCAATTATTTGGTTAACGATGCTGAAGCCATTgataaagaaattcaaggatCAATTGTTAGTCATATTCATACATGCAATATGATGATGCATGCCTATATCAATCAACAAGTTAACGAAGGCACGAGAAGAGGATCAATTCCTGGTCATATTGTAATTCGTCGCGATAGAGAAATAGCCGATCGTAGTTTGTTCAATGACTATTTCTCTGAGAATCCCAGATTTCATGAAG CATACGGCTTACTTGCGGATGCGGCTGATGAATACATCAAAATAGGAGAGTCAACTGTGATTAAATGCTTGCAACACTTTTGCCGAGCGGTGGTGGAAGTTTTTGCAAACCAGTACTTGCGATCTCCAAATGCCAGTGATGTTGCTCGTCTCTTATATATTGGTAAACAACGAGGCTTCCCGGGGATATTGGGAATTCTCGATTGTATGCATTGGAAATAG
- the LOC142549983 gene encoding uncharacterized protein LOC142549983, with amino-acid sequence MPGSNNDINVLEASTLFSDLAQGITPPVHYTICGKEYDTGYYLADDVELAFGVLQSRFAIVASPAWSWRKNDLHYIMKACIIMHNMIIEDRRDLSAPIQDAMEAPTPDVEMVVNDENASFQEFLVRY; translated from the exons ATGCCTGGTTCAAATAATGACATCAATGTTTTGGAGGCATCCACTTTGTTTTCCGATTTGGCTCAAGGCATTACTCCACCTGTTCATTATACTATATGTGGAAAAGAATATGATACTGGCTATTACTTAGCCGATG ATGTGGAGCTTGCATTTGGTGTTCTTCAATCTCGATTTGCGATCGTGGCATCTCCAGCATGGTCTTGGCGCAAAAACGATTTACATTACATAATGAAAGCTTGCATTATCATGCACAACATGATTATTGAAGATAGACGTGATCTTAGTGCACCAATTCAAGATGCAATGGAAGCACCGACTCCAGACGTTGAAATGGTGGTCAATGACGAAAATGCAAGTTTTCAAGAATTTCTCGTTcgttattaa